The Biomphalaria glabrata chromosome 6, xgBioGlab47.1, whole genome shotgun sequence genomic interval CTGAAAGTCTGTTTGCTTGACCAAGAAATAATTCTGGATGCACATGTCAAGTTGGTAGGCTTACTTGCTTCCACTGTATAAAAGAAGAGGGGGAAAAAACCTAGCTGATTTAAAAGATCTTGATGATGGTTCAAGTTAACCAAACAGAAAATTTTGCTGATTTTCAATATATTGAAATTATAAGCTAATAATACTAAATAAATCTACCAAGCATTATTATTTGATTTGAGTCAAAGAAGTTGTTTTAACCTGTATTCAAAATAATTCTCCTAGTTATCTAATATTTTTTACTAAACTgatttaaatcatttaaatgtCCAACTGTACACATTAAATGCaatattttcttgttcataAATTAATTGTCAAaatcaacacacaaaaaaatgatttacaATATCTATAAATTTATTGTACTGCAACAATTTAAATGGTACAATATTATACAAGCAACAAATAATAaacaacaaattttaaaaaatatatcaaatattATCACATCACATCTGTAAAGTTCTAAATAAAAAGAGTTCAGattaaacaatattttgtattaaattgaaaaaaaaaaaattaaatttgaaattcttatCATTCTGCATAAtgcttccaaaaaaaaaaaagattctgaaagtaaataaaaatataaatttgaaagCATTACTGTTCATATCAGCACTATTAAAGGTGTGCAAATATTATGTGCATTGTAGTATTAAGGgtaaaaagtgttttaaaaaaggaagtGATGACATAACCACAGTGGAGGGCTGACTGGTCGTGTGGTCTATGCTTTGGAGTGTTATCACAATGATCCAGAGTGTGCCTGCATTCATCCCCAGCCATCCTGCATGAAGTTTAAGCTGGGactgtaataatcttcatttgctGAGactgaaaataattttcttaaccTTGCACAAATCATTGTTTGACTCTATTTCTCTGATCAAACAATatcagtttgaaaaaaaaaatccaattgcCACTGATGATTCAGTACATTTAAGATGTTCAATTCTATTTCATTCTAAAAAAACTATATTCAcagaataaatttaaatttacaaaagaCTGATAATTTCAATATTGCTTAATTATACATTTCATatagttatttcttttaaaatacttgggaatgaaaaattcttaggaaaatctatggtgctatacaggatgaaacaggggtggaggacacgcactaccatgagatatatcaattgtatgaagacccaccaatagtgaccgAAATAAacaagaacagactacgttgggcaggtcaccttgaaagaatgtcagataacagaagagtgaaaattgtatacaggcaaaaaccaaaggcagaccctgaatgtgatggattgatgatgtggaggcagatctgcaacagctttgAGTTAGGGCGTGGAGGCAAAAGGCCCAGgaagatctgaatggaaggatgtgttgaagcaggccagagcccgccatgggctgtagcaccaTTTGGATGGATGGGATGgatttcttttaattaacaaCTTTCTCAAAGTATATTTCTTATGTAACATTTTGTATTGGTATACATTTTCAAGACAGGAGAGAAAAATGTACAGTAACGGTgtgtaaaaaattataaaaatgtgtatattaaaCTTGAAATGGAatgtattataaaaataaatcaatatcaCATAatccaaaataaaacaaaaatacttttacataaaaataaaacaatgtccCTTTAAAATGCTGAACTATGAGGGTTTTAAAACTTGCATATATTatctgtaactagatctagtcaaatatagaaatgtactgATTCACTAGttaagttgaaaataaaaattttagacATATGTTGGTCCTTCAAAAGTGAAATATGTTATATTTTGGTCAGTTTTAGCAAAAGCTACAAATGGTGGACCTGGTAAGTTGTTGATATTTTCATAGACCGAACATTTCTTGAAGGCACATGGTGATTCTCTCCAGGCATATCGAAGAGCTGACAACTTTTCTTCCTTGCCACAAacttcattaaataaaattagataGGACGTGTTGGTGTCGATAATTCTGGTCTCTGTCCATCGAGTACCACAAAGCAGCTGAAAATAATGGTGACATTGTTTATAATAAACATACATGTGTATAGTTCATTGATAAGTTTTACTTATCAAATTTAATACACTTCTTGCTAGTTTTTAGGAAACaaactaataatttaattatgagagcatttaagaaaaaaaaagtaaagtgtgagttattataattaattaaattgttaaagctATTTATACATGCAATTTAGGACTACTTTGGCTCAACTAACCTAGTTACATGATTTCAATTTCTGATTCTATTGGATGTGAAAAATCTagtaaaatttattaatttttatttatcaattatTGGAAATTTGTATTTTTGGATTCCTTCTGtgctttttaaatttctgaGTCTTATTCTGTTTATAGGAGAACAAAGGATTGACCTTAggaagaacaaacaaacaaatgaaactccctctctacccagaagaaatgatgaaaatgatgaaaataatagagagtagaataaatgagaattggatcagctcacatcccaattacAAGAATAAGGATGCCTATTTTAAACTATCTTgacatgaccaacgcataatttttcgacccagaaccggacacaacagaatgagacaacatatgttccggaagctaaaagTCAGGACTAGcaaaacctgcccttgtggagcatcaccagagaatgctgaccaacTCCTTCAAAGCTGCTTAATATATATAGACAAGAGGCcctaacaagactctggccccaaaaccctcctatagaagaaaaactatacaatgaactgcctgatctggaaaccactgatataggattactgatctgaaccacAAACATGTAAAAttagaacaaagaagaagaagcctAAATCTGTTATAAATATGAAGAGACATTCAATCCAACAGGAGACAACTTGACAGTACTGGAGAGATGAGTTACCTCAAAGCCATCCCAGTTTCTGACATCCAAGCTCCAAGTCTTTCCGTAGTCCACAACCAGCCCCTGGGGAGACACATAGGCCAGGACAGGCAAAGGGCCCTGGTATAACTCTGATTTGCCATATGCCACAGCAAGACCACTTAAAGTTAATCTAGTGCCGACATCTAGCTTGTCTCTTGGATGagtgctgtaaaaaaaaaatatacatgctctaatgtaaaattaaaataacaatgaaaACACAAGTAACTATAATATGAGTTTAACAAAATAATGTCAGTTAATCTTTCACTACTATTTCTGGTTTAGAAAGTTGTGTGTTTAATCAAGATCATTTGCtacagaaggcctcaacactgacctacaaTGTCGCAACATATGGGCAGCCCACAGGTTAGGAtattgcaggtcagtgttcaggccttctaggATGATTGGTCTCAGTTTAATTCCTCAGCAAAGATGAactcttctttttgtataaaagtttaaataactACAAGGAAACTTTCTATCCCTTTGTTCCCCATTAGTTCTCCATAAACTACACTTTCTATGGCAATAGTAGTTATTGGGTTAAAGGCAAAATACAAAGTGAGCTCTTTTAGTTGACAATTtcctataataaaaaaaaagtagctgaaTGAAAAGTAGAAAGATAAAAACAAGAAAGTTGAAAATGTTAATTTAGACGACCAATAGAAAACTCTGTGTAATTATAAAGATTCTAActtgtaataatcttcaacttAAACAATTAAAgtgaaacaaaacttaaaacatTATATAGATAAGGGGTGCACAGGaaatttaaacaagcaaaataaaagagaaatactttttttgcattaatgattttgaatcaatcatgtaatttattttgagtagatcaagactaacaataataaatttgttcgtttgcaaatatttttatttgatatttttgtctaaatacaactttcatgcttattgcaTCTCAGTGGACACaagtccaatcacttttgtggatcaGTTGGGGAGgtgaggtatctgggagaaggtttctgtgctgctttttcaaaaatatttttttttaagtaaatgaaAAATTGCTTGAGTCTGAATTAGAACGTGCCTCCGAGATGGAAGGCTGTGACCTAACGAGGAATCATGTTGAAAAGTGACGAGCCCCCATGTGACCTAAAGAGGATTCATGTTGAAAAGTGACGAGCCCCCATGTGACCTAAAGAGGATTCATGAACCAATATGAGTTCACATTACCTAgtagcgggtatagctaaaaatattcaattagaattatagctagaCTTAGGTATTTTAGATCAACAGATCAGTGTTAAAagtgtgctggcacgttcgtccagaggtgtactggtcccttcttgtactgcctaggttattaagtataacctccaggtatacaattcaactaatgtatgcaacaaaagactttacaaagtcgcaggtaaacatatttacatggtttatttacatgaataaaataaaggtgTAAATACATGGCCATTAACTCACAGGCcgacacaacaaaaagtaaacaaaagatactcaaaaataatatggcacacagccctagtcatatgttacattatcgtcacattctggttatcaaaaatacaggtcacaggcctcaggtcaacacatgaccacttttgaccaCTGGGTTACAAACTTCCGGCTTACACAGCCAACtgaaggtcacaggcctcaggtcgaAACACAACCACTTTTGGCTACACTATGGTTACAGGCTTCAGGCTTACACtagccacttttagccaaaaaaaaaacaaaatggtcatgatgaactataggcttcagggaaacctatgagcctacaagcttcatagaatcccacctatagccatccgtttggtaaagcccatctgatgattcaatacaggttgaatccctcggagacaaggctataaaaatatgtaaagtccatctgatgattcaatacaggttgaatccctcagaaaaaggttacaaaaatatgtcacgtttgggagtaccccaggatgcagaacatcagggtaaaaaaatatactgcctggaaatcatttggggctatatctattaataaatacattatataaaatacaataatactaaagacatacttagcccaaagatctccagagcagggcacacttctccgagtaccccatgacacacgaccactaacagaaaaaatactatacacaacacaggtcaagtggtcaagttggtaactcaggagcaagtggcaactaaacacagtttgcaaggccttttataaactacataaggggaatcactcctaactatacaagtaatcaaaaatagttatttccccattatgtcacaaaGGCCATCAAAGTACTTAGAagtttttttatcttttgttagtttaaaaattgTTATGAGCTTTAAtgaattctctacacaaggcatATCTCCCCAAGCTTAGTAGACAGTACTGTcttgatataaaataaacaaaattaatcaataaCGACTAAAAGATCAATaacttgttaattttttaaattgattcctgtgttgtTATCAACgatgaatatttgtgcaaagtttcacctTGCTCTGGGAATGGAAGtaggagaaaaaaatgtgtacaagattccacccaggcATTAGACAGATaaaagttgataaaagctttgtaaaaataattacttactaGCCATATGGTGATATAAAATCTGGCAAATCCATTGCCACAGCCATAAATACATTGGGCATATCTGGGTTTGGAACATATCCTCTATCAGCAGTCTGATGCCAACGAATGTCAGGGAATCCAACAGATATGGATGGATCTGCTGCTTTAGCTGACAACTAAAtcattttatacaaataaaacatgatTAACTtattaatgtaaatatattgaCAATTTTAATTCAGAAGACAGATATGCAtaaccaactttttttttatttcgactcatttgtttttttctagtttgATAAATACATATGATAAATAGAGATGATAAATACAGATGTTCTTAACAAAGGATCACTGTGTAGTTGACATATCCAGGTCGTAATGTAGccaataatttaaaatgtgcattagttttcctggcaAAGTCAAGCAACTCATTGCATGATTATTTATTACTTGgataaaaaagtgttttttttaattcgaaaTGAGCTTCTATTTTTGAGACTTTCTGCCATGGGTATTTATAAGGTTATGCCTAAGTTTTTGTACAATGTCAATTATTGTGTAGAGTTGTATATTTAGATATCACATTATTTCATAATCTTTTCTGAAGTATTTCTAAACCTAATTATGTTACTGTAACTGCAGGAATAAACAACtgagtttcacttttttttttattgcattttttaaaaggattttacTATTAGTTACTAACAGGTGTTACTGCTGGTGTTACTATTGGTGTTACAGCAGGTGTTACTACTGGTTTTACTACTGGTGCTACTATTGGTGTTACTACTGGTGATACAGATGGTATTTTTTTGATACTTTTGGATTTTTTGacacattggcacaatttaggccatgttgtgccctCAGCAGGTGTTACTACTGATGTTACAGCTGGTGTTACTACTGGTGTTACTGCTGGTATTACTACTGGTGTTACTATTGTTAACTCTGAATATACCGGTACCATTTTGATAATTACTTATTATAAATATGAgactgcaattttttttttctttgtttgggGTTGAAGAATATCAAAAAGAGCATGTACACTTTTATACTGGGTGTAAGATTCAATAGcatttgaattttaaattttaattagatctgtacagttttttggctttttttttctgaaaagcAGGCCACTTTCAtcaataatgaaatgaatggacacaGAAATTTAATAGAACTAAGTTTTGCCAACCTGAACAAAACCAAATGGGAAATCTGCTCTAGTTTGTCCATGGGAAGCTTTGTTAAAGTTGTACCTCCAATCTTTGATCAGTTCTGGGAATGTACAGTTATACTTGTCTCTTGGAGGGCCATATGCATCTGACTCACCTGGGAACATGACAAATCATTACAGACAATTTGTTCACTGACATGACAGTTCATTCACCTGACAATTAACTCACccacaactggttcacagacaacttgttcatcAACAACTGGTTCACTGACAATTGGTTCACAACAAATGATTCACATTACTAATGACCCACTGACAATAGTTTACCAACAAATATAGGTAGTAATATGTTCTTAATATTCTCATCACAGAACTTTGTTGCTattcttttcaaaaaaatgtttattggaAGCTAGGTACCAAATTACCTAACCACAAAAAACATATTACCTATTGGTATTATGTTTCAATAAATGGCacaataagtttttaaaatctacaaAATACTCATTCAAAAACAGTTTTAATCTCATAACAGGTACACATGTATTAGAAAGTATTTCTTACAATCATACATTACAGAACATTTTATTGTCTAgtaatgaggaaaaaaaaatttaggaaaATATATCAACCAATACTTGCAGTAAGTAAGgtgcccctttcagacattgcagatgagattaaggtcatctgtttctttggccaacagttaacaagcagggtgtcatgtggtcagcacaacaaccaaccgcctttactttccccaactgtcagatacccattagagttgggtgaactcaggggtccctaaaaaatcacaaaattcaaaatccagtctttagcaagatttgaacccaagaccccaGATTTTGAAGCAGAttacttaaccactcagccactgcaacTCCCAaatgcaaatataaaaaaaaaaagtcaaactcACCTTGATACCAAAGCACACCATAAATAGTCATACCAAGAAGTGGGTGTATCATGGCATTCCACAAAACTGAGTTGGCATCAGGGTCTATACGGTTCTGTACAAAATGCTTAGGCTGATCATCTGTCCAACTTTAAATttagagagattttttttcattctttcaactaatattttattttttaaaggaaaaaaatacattacattGTAAAAAGTTGTCATTGACCCTAACGCCTAGCAAAAAAATTATCTACTACATTTACATAAGATGCAGAATAAAGTTTGTAAGCattcaaaaacatttcaaacttattatcatattatatatataattataatgaaagATGACAAAAACAGCTTCTAGCTGCCAAATATTTGTACCATGTGTAACAGTTCTTTccagatataaaataaatattaagacgccatttcttttaatgatgaaaatatatataagatGCACATACTTTACATTAGGCTTTTGTGAAAATTTGTTTCCTAAATTTCCACATGCAGCAAGAGCTTCAGGAGATGACCAAGCTTCAGCATGTGTCCCTCCATAATCACTGGCAACTAATCCTATAGGATAACCGAGTGCCTTATGaatatttttaccaaacagCCAACACACAGCTGAAAAATGTGTATTGGGAAGACCACCAATAGTGCCtgacagaaaaaaatgtattaatattcAAGCAAAGCAAATAATTCTAAGTTCttgaaagttttaaaatttatctttttgtcttttagtcataaacaaatttttttttcttatgaaaccaccccaaaaaaattaatttatggaGGTCTTGACCATTAACCTACTTCTATTTGGAAGAGTCCAGTTTTCCTCAATTTTAATCAGGTCATCGAGAGGTGTTTCAGAAGCATTCCAGTTAACTGTCATAAGACGAATGTTTGGATAGAATTTCGCCTCAGCCATTTCTTTTTCTGCATCAAACAtctaatacaaacaaaatttataaaaaaaaaacattaggaAGGAAGAACtggaacaaaaacattttttttagataattgtTTTCCTAGCTGTTTATTGtcaaagagaattttttttaaagtcttaatTAGCTGACTAGGTGATGTGCATCGACAAGACTAccgcagcatatggtatgcaaataaatgccaaaaataaaaattatgaccaatagccaacagggctttaatagggaggggcatcagtattggaggtgaaaagctgactagtgttagcagcttcaaatacctcggagctattgtctcagatgagaaagcgatgggaggacaacataaaagaatggacgggcatgCCATTGAATGAATTTCTAACTAAAtctaaggacagagaggaatggagaaggagggttgacaaatcttgtgtggtgccccaacggtccagcagactaagggatacgtaaaggtaaaattaaaaagtaataatataaaaaaaagcctaaaaatatataattttgttgTGTCTTCTACATGGTATTAAAACTACTTCCAAACCTGAATAACTGTGAACTGCATGTTGGATTGACCAGAACAGATCCAAACATCACCAAAGAGAATATCTTCTAAGGCTAGAGTGCCAACTTCTGATATTGCATAAATGTCCACGGCAGTATTTCCGGGGAACGAATCTAGGATGAAGTTCCAGACACCAGTTCCATTTGCTGAGCCTGGTTGGACAATAGTGTTGTAGTAGTGGGTGATCAGTGTTGGATACACCACAACCTAAGTGTACAAAAAGGAATTTTAAGTTACCAAGTCAACTTTTTAGTCAAACCCTTATTTTACACTACTACAGTTCTCCTTTCAGCCATATAAACTAGCAAACCATTCTGGAGAGTATACTTAATGACAGCAAATTAAGAACAGAATTGCACAGATAGTTTGTTGCTCTCCTGTGTACACTCCATTGGTTTTCTGTAAGTACAAGAATCAACTATAAGGTGGACACACTTTGACATCAATCCATATACAAcaatgatgcccaaaatacagcCCATGGCCAGATCAATTTGACCCATGGGCCAGATCAATCTGGCACAAACGTCGGTACAAAGTATACAGAATTCCTCCCCACCCCCcataaaaaatgtatctatACTATGTTAGGGTCTCAATTTTTCTCAGATGAAATGGCAACATGGCCTTTAACACTATGATGTAAAATccaccaggaaaagtgaacagatctttacttttatggaacatgataataagtcaacatatttgttttataaggaAAGTgtgactgttaaaaaaaaaagcaatttatatAGACGTCATTAAGAAAACAATATGTCGGTGGTCAAGCTAGCTAGCTATAATATTGCTCCCATTTTAAGTAGAGCATTGAAGCCATTTTTTTAtgcgtaataaaaaaaaatgaatttaaaatatctcattaattaatgtaagtactagatccacaagTTTCTCGTGAAATTAGTTTGTAAtcgatttaatttaatttttgtaatttgGAAATGTGGCCCATGACATGaatgtcagaaattaaaatggcccataGGTTGAATTAAGtggggcatcactgatctacaaCATCTAAGTACCTTAGtaaactgattactccatatgttgCTTGAAGAGCCCTACTCTCCATGGATCTTTCTTGTTGTATTGCATTACCATTCAAAAGGTAAGGTTCACAGGCTTTTTTAGTAggtggaccaaaggtttggacaTTGCTCCCCATTATGCTCATATGAGCacatacaagaaaaacaaagaccTAATTGTTCAAACGTATTTAAATTAGTCTGCCATTTTAATtctcatttttgtttgttatgttCTAATAGCACCTTTTGCCTACATTGtgtttctagaactgaatgtcacgtaaactgataatagatttcagaaagaaaaaacaaatgatacaCCAACTGCAGATAAAGACCACATCGGTACAACAGGTGAagtcatataaatatctaggcatcatcattgataacaagctttcatgggaagaccaccttaaaactgacaaagaaaacagcccagcggcTATTTTTCCCTATTCAAACAATAGCTTTTAACAaaataagaagatcctagaTAGGTTTTATAGTGTGACTATgtaaaatctgctaacatatggaataacttgttggcaaggcaatgCTTCAACTAAACTGTTGTGCCGCTAAGACGACATAATTAAAACAGCATCTAAAATCACACGCACAACACtaccatatttaaaggaactttttgaacaaaaatgtctctgAAAAATCTTTGAAGACAACAGCAAGCCACTCCATCATTACTACATCAAGTCGTTGCAAAGTGGGCGACTTCTTTCTTTCAAGACTAAAACCGAGCAGTAAAAAAACTTGCTTGTTCCttactcagtcagactatatcaatgcCACttgttgatcaggaaacatgaaaaggaccaagatatCTGTGTGCAGTCGCTCattgaactctttatgttgtgtctgttctatgtatgtgaatgtttctgtttgttgtttttgtatgaGAAAAGAGTAATCACAcaaaatttccataaggatcaataaagcagtcttagtcttaacatAGTCATATTAAATCCTAAATGATATTGTTCTTAATGTGGTTTAATTAACCAGAATCTACTGTCTCTTATTCTAATATATAGAAGAAAACAGACAAAAGAAAGTGAATAGCCATTagaaaaatgactaaaaaaatctataaaatcttttgaaagtgCGAGTCAGAAGCCA includes:
- the LOC106057500 gene encoding sialate O-acetylesterase-like is translated as MALLLLEILKLLSILACSMIWPIEIIVAEAQYVYKREAKIEKDLLSKLIRSEMPKSEPIFAFAKHFQSHMVLQQSPQRANVYGFSSEIGKIVELQVVVYPTLITHYYNTIVQPGSANGTGVWNFILDSFPGNTAVDIYAISEVGTLALEDILFGDVWICSGQSNMQFTVIQMFDAEKEMAEAKFYPNIRLMTVNWNASETPLDDLIKIEENWTLPNRSTIGGLPNTHFSAVCWLFGKNIHKALGYPIGLVASDYGGTHAEAWSSPEALAACGNLGNKFSQKPNVNWTDDQPKHFVQNRIDPDANSVLWNAMIHPLLGMTIYGVLWYQGESDAYGPPRDKYNCTFPELIKDWRYNFNKASHGQTRADFPFGFVQLSAKAADPSISVGFPDIRWHQTADRGYVPNPDMPNVFMAVAMDLPDFISPYGYTHPRDKLDVGTRLTLSGLAVAYGKSELYQGPLPVLAYVSPQGLVVDYGKTWSLDVRNWDGFELLCGTRWTETRIIDTNTSYLILFNEVCGKEEKLSALRYAWRESPCAFKKCSVYENINNLPGPPFVAFAKTDQNITYFTFEGPTYV